In Candidatus Rokuibacteriota bacterium, a single window of DNA contains:
- a CDS encoding TIGR00725 family protein, protein MVGGGQCSAAVAKLAEDVGRAIATAGAVLVCGGLGGVMEAAARGARQSGGLSVGILPGPSHRDANPFVDLSIVTDLGHARNAVVVRSSHAVIALPGEYGTLSEVALALKVGIPVVGLKSWGHLDGVVAAEAADEAVSLALSWAERVHATPR, encoded by the coding sequence GTGGTGGGGGGCGGGCAGTGCAGCGCGGCGGTCGCGAAGCTCGCGGAGGACGTGGGCCGCGCGATCGCGACCGCCGGGGCCGTGCTCGTGTGCGGCGGGCTGGGTGGCGTCATGGAGGCTGCAGCGCGCGGGGCGCGCCAGTCGGGCGGCCTGAGCGTGGGGATCCTTCCAGGCCCCAGTCACCGCGACGCCAATCCGTTCGTGGACCTCTCGATCGTCACGGACCTGGGTCACGCTCGGAACGCCGTGGTCGTCCGCTCCTCCCACGCCGTGATCGCGCTCCCCGGCGAGTACGGAACCCTCTCCGAGGTGGCGCTGGCGCTGAAAGTGGGAATCCCGGTCGTGGGCCTCAAGAGCTGGGGACACCTGGACGGGGTGGTGGCGGCGGAGGCCGCGGACGAGGCGGTTTCGTTGGCTCTCTCGTGGGCCGAGCGGGTGCACGCGACGCCCAGATGA